In one window of Kitasatospora sp. MMS16-BH015 DNA:
- a CDS encoding tRNA (adenine-N1)-methyltransferase, giving the protein MSEPTGATRRRGPFQVGDQVQLTDPKGRHYTFTLQAGNQFHTHKGAFPHDELIGAPEGTVVRTTGNVPYLALRPLLPDYVLSMPRGAAVIYPKDAGQILAMADIFAGARVVEAGVGSGALSTYLLRAVGDTGLLASYERRQDFADIAQANVERYFGGPHPAWKLTVGDLQDNLVETEVDRIILDMLAPWECLDVASKALVPGGLICCYVATTTQLSRTVEALREHGTFTEPQSWETMVRTWHVEGLAVRPDHRMIGHTGFLLTSRRLADGVEPPLRRRRPAKGAYGEDYDNGATPEPSLAERAAARRAAADTETAE; this is encoded by the coding sequence ATGTCCGAACCGACCGGTGCCACCCGCCGACGCGGGCCCTTCCAGGTCGGGGACCAGGTCCAGCTGACCGACCCCAAGGGCCGCCACTACACGTTCACGCTCCAGGCCGGGAACCAGTTCCACACCCACAAGGGTGCGTTCCCGCACGACGAGCTGATCGGCGCTCCTGAGGGCACTGTCGTGCGCACCACGGGCAACGTCCCGTACCTCGCGCTGCGCCCCCTGCTCCCCGACTACGTCCTGTCCATGCCGCGCGGCGCCGCCGTGATCTACCCCAAGGACGCGGGGCAGATCCTGGCGATGGCCGACATCTTCGCGGGTGCCCGCGTGGTGGAGGCCGGCGTCGGCTCCGGCGCGCTGAGCACCTACCTGCTGCGCGCCGTCGGCGACACGGGCCTGCTGGCCTCGTACGAGCGCCGCCAGGACTTCGCCGACATCGCCCAGGCGAACGTCGAGCGGTACTTCGGCGGCCCGCACCCGGCCTGGAAGCTCACCGTGGGCGACCTCCAGGACAACCTGGTGGAGACCGAGGTCGACCGGATCATCCTCGACATGCTGGCCCCCTGGGAGTGCCTGGACGTCGCCTCCAAGGCGCTCGTCCCCGGCGGCCTGATCTGCTGCTACGTGGCCACCACCACACAGCTGTCGCGCACCGTCGAGGCGCTGCGCGAGCACGGCACGTTCACCGAGCCGCAGTCCTGGGAGACGATGGTCCGCACCTGGCACGTGGAGGGCCTGGCCGTCCGCCCGGACCACCGCATGATCGGGCACACCGGCTTCCTGCTGACCTCCCGTCGCCTGGCCGACGGCGTCGAGCCGCCGCTGCGCCGGCGCCGCCCCGCCAAGGGCGCCTACGGCGAGGACTACGACAACGGCGCCACCCCGGAGCCGAGCCTGGCCGAGCGGGCCGCCGCCCGCCGCGCCGCGGCCGACACCGAGACCGCCGAATAG
- a CDS encoding site-2 protease family protein translates to MSETRGQRAKAEPGGGGAERPSGILMGRPFGVPVYVTPSWFVIAALITWLFGGQLADVLPELGGTRYLVSLSFAIAFYASVLVHELAHTVVALRYRLGVRRIQLQFFGGVSEIEKEAETPAREFWLAFVGPLLSLLLGGVFYLALLAVEPATVPGVLLAGLMVSNLVVAAFNLLPGMPLDGGRMLRAVVWGLTGRPMAGTVAAAWAGRVLALVVLFGLPMVSAARGGVDRSTTDSLIDGVLSAVLAVIIWNGASGSLRNARLREALPALQLRELARRAVEVPADTPLGEALRRAQEAEAGALVVVDGAGEPTALVKEASVTAVPQHRRPWVAVGALARGLEPGLRLDLELTGEQLLTALRTTPASEYLVVRPDGSVYGVLALADLERRLNAAVSGRPQPKPPGSAAQGPAAQP, encoded by the coding sequence GTGAGCGAGACCAGGGGGCAGCGGGCCAAGGCCGAGCCCGGCGGTGGCGGGGCCGAGCGGCCGAGCGGGATCCTGATGGGCCGGCCCTTCGGGGTGCCGGTGTACGTCACGCCGTCCTGGTTCGTGATCGCCGCCCTGATCACCTGGCTGTTCGGCGGCCAGCTGGCCGACGTGCTGCCCGAGCTCGGTGGCACCCGGTACCTGGTGTCGCTCTCCTTCGCGATCGCCTTCTACGCCTCCGTGCTGGTGCACGAGCTGGCGCACACCGTGGTGGCGCTGCGCTACCGACTGGGGGTGCGGCGGATCCAGCTCCAGTTCTTCGGCGGCGTCTCCGAGATCGAGAAGGAGGCCGAGACCCCGGCCCGGGAGTTCTGGCTGGCCTTCGTCGGGCCGCTGCTCTCGCTGCTGCTCGGCGGGGTCTTCTACCTCGCCCTGCTCGCGGTGGAGCCCGCCACCGTGCCCGGGGTGCTGCTGGCCGGGCTGATGGTCTCCAACCTCGTGGTGGCCGCCTTCAACCTGCTGCCCGGCATGCCGCTGGACGGCGGCCGGATGCTGCGCGCGGTGGTCTGGGGCCTGACCGGCCGTCCGATGGCCGGCACGGTGGCCGCCGCCTGGGCCGGCCGGGTGCTGGCCCTGGTGGTGCTGTTCGGCCTGCCGATGGTCTCGGCGGCCCGCGGCGGGGTCGACCGCTCCACCACCGACAGCCTGATCGACGGGGTGCTCTCCGCCGTGCTGGCCGTGATCATCTGGAACGGCGCCTCCGGCAGCCTGCGCAACGCGCGGCTGCGCGAGGCGCTGCCCGCCCTGCAGCTGCGCGAGCTGGCCCGCCGGGCCGTCGAGGTGCCCGCCGACACCCCCCTCGGCGAGGCGCTGCGCCGGGCCCAGGAGGCCGAGGCCGGCGCCCTGGTGGTGGTGGACGGCGCGGGGGAGCCCACCGCCCTGGTCAAGGAGGCCTCGGTCACCGCCGTCCCGCAGCACCGCCGCCCCTGGGTGGCCGTCGGCGCCCTGGCCCGCGGCCTGGAGCCGGGCCTGCGGCTCGACCTGGAGCTGACCGGCGAGCAACTGCTGACCGCCCTGCGCACCACCCCGGCCAGCGAGTACCTGGTGGTCCGGCCGGACGGCTCGGTCTACGGCGTCCTGGCCCTGGCCGACCTGGAGCGCCGCCTCAACGCGGCCGTCTCCGGCCGCCCGCAGCCCAAGCCGCCGGGCTCCGCCGCCCAGGGGCCCGCAGCCCAGCCCTAG
- a CDS encoding RecB family exonuclease gives MQNQPLTAAPTGLSPSRAGDFMTCPLLYRLRVIDRLPEPPSAAATRGTLVHAVLERLFDHEPGERTPERALELLRPQWERMLAEKPVLAELFPGNDEQSPGDEDGTAVAKWLRDAEKLVGQWFKLEDPTRLHPVERELYVETVLDSGLLLRGYIDRVDVAPTGEVRLVDYKTGRAPSRDFEGKAMFQMKFYALVVWRLKGVIPRRLQLVYLGGGGDVVTYDPDEADLLATERKLKALWETITKAVATGDFPATKNRLCDWCDHQSSCPEFGGTPPPYPLPLPGQQTADDEGVVG, from the coding sequence ATGCAGAACCAGCCCCTCACCGCGGCCCCGACCGGCCTCTCGCCCTCCCGGGCGGGTGACTTCATGACCTGCCCACTGCTCTACCGGCTGCGGGTGATCGACCGGCTGCCCGAGCCGCCGAGCGCGGCGGCCACCCGGGGCACCCTGGTGCACGCGGTGCTGGAACGGCTCTTCGACCACGAACCCGGCGAGCGCACCCCCGAGCGGGCCTTGGAGCTGCTGCGCCCGCAGTGGGAGCGGATGCTCGCCGAGAAGCCCGTCCTGGCCGAGCTGTTCCCCGGGAACGATGAGCAGAGCCCCGGGGACGAGGACGGCACGGCGGTGGCCAAGTGGCTGCGCGACGCCGAGAAGCTGGTCGGCCAGTGGTTCAAGCTGGAGGACCCGACCCGGCTGCACCCGGTGGAGCGCGAGCTCTACGTGGAGACGGTGCTGGACTCCGGCCTGCTGCTGCGCGGCTACATCGACCGGGTCGACGTCGCCCCGACCGGCGAGGTGCGCCTGGTCGACTACAAGACCGGCCGGGCACCCTCGCGGGACTTCGAGGGCAAGGCGATGTTCCAGATGAAGTTCTACGCCCTGGTGGTGTGGCGACTCAAGGGCGTCATCCCCAGGCGGCTCCAGCTGGTCTACCTGGGCGGCGGCGGTGACGTGGTCACCTACGACCCGGACGAGGCCGATCTGCTGGCCACCGAGCGCAAGCTCAAGGCGCTCTGGGAGACCATCACCAAGGCGGTCGCCACCGGTGACTTCCCCGCGACGAAGAACCGGCTCTGCGACTGGTGCGACCACCAGTCCAGCTGCCCGGAGTTCGGCGGCACCCCGCCGCCGTACCCCCTGCCCCTGCCGGGGCAGCAGACTGCAGATGACGAAGGAGTCGTAGGTTGA
- a CDS encoding response regulator transcription factor: MTIRVLLVDDQPLLRTGFRMILEAEHDLVVVGEAGDGQQALEQVRALQPDVVLMDIRMPRMDGVEATRRIAGPGRDGPAKVLVLTTFDLDEYVVEALRAGASGFLLKDVPADELVQAIRVVADGAAMLAPSITRRLLDMYATKLPSGEEAPPQALTSLTEREVEVLKLVARGLSNAEIAAELFVSETTVKTHVGHVLTKLELRDRVQAAVYAYESGLVRPGAL, from the coding sequence TTGACGATCCGAGTGCTGCTGGTCGACGACCAGCCACTGCTGCGCACCGGCTTCCGGATGATCCTGGAGGCCGAGCACGACCTGGTGGTGGTCGGCGAGGCCGGGGACGGCCAGCAGGCGCTGGAGCAGGTCCGGGCGCTCCAGCCGGACGTGGTGCTGATGGACATCCGGATGCCCCGGATGGACGGCGTCGAGGCCACCCGCCGGATCGCCGGCCCGGGCCGGGACGGCCCGGCCAAGGTGCTGGTGCTGACCACCTTCGACCTGGACGAGTACGTGGTCGAGGCGCTGCGCGCCGGGGCCAGCGGCTTCCTGCTCAAGGACGTGCCGGCCGACGAGCTGGTGCAGGCGATCCGGGTGGTGGCCGACGGCGCCGCGATGCTCGCCCCGAGCATCACCCGCCGCCTGCTCGACATGTACGCCACCAAGCTCCCCTCCGGCGAGGAGGCCCCGCCGCAGGCGCTCACCTCGCTCACCGAGCGCGAGGTGGAGGTGCTCAAGCTGGTGGCCCGCGGCCTGTCCAACGCGGAGATCGCCGCCGAGCTCTTCGTCAGCGAGACCACGGTCAAGACCCACGTGGGCCACGTGCTCACCAAGCTCGAACTCCGCGACAGGGTGCAGGCCGCCGTCTACGCCTACGAGAGCGGCCTGGTGCGGCCGGGCGCGCTGTAG
- a CDS encoding ABC transporter substrate-binding protein yields MTSANRLAVLSCAALVASTAAGCASATKVVTGGGSDSAITMGTTNVTKVLDPAGTYDAGSWMVLNNTFQSLLKFPSGATVPQPDAAQGCAFTGADTLTYTCTLKSGQKFSNGHPMTAEDVVFSIDRMLKINDPSGPAALLSTIKSVQAKGDAEVTFHLKTPDAVLPAKLASAAGSIVDHAVFPADKLLPNDKVVGSGLYKIDSIDDMAGAKAGVPGKITFSANSQYTGDEKMQNNKFVLRFYDDGEKLKSALDSGEIDLTDNNSLDPAVATKLRDDEAAGKSTTKVSEGDSAEVSFLVFNTKDSVTGNPAVRQAIAQVLDRQALVRNVFEHSVQPLYSVVPAGIAGHNTAFFDKYGEPDVNKAKKILTSAHVSLPVKLSLTWSRARAGDQQMAEIKKQLEASGLFQVDIQKESDWSAFQKGWQDGKYQMYAARWVPDYVDADDYITPLAVGGGAYHNGYDDPRISQQLVPDGIKQTDRTAGGVYAQIQNILADAVPLLPLYQNKAFYASKAEITGVTNTVDTSGIFRFWEIGRTKK; encoded by the coding sequence ATGACTTCAGCCAACCGTCTGGCCGTGCTCAGCTGTGCCGCCCTGGTCGCCTCCACGGCCGCGGGCTGCGCCTCGGCCACCAAGGTCGTCACCGGTGGCGGCTCCGACAGCGCGATCACCATGGGCACCACCAACGTCACCAAGGTGCTCGACCCGGCGGGCACCTATGACGCCGGTTCCTGGATGGTCCTCAACAACACCTTCCAGTCGCTGCTGAAGTTCCCCTCCGGCGCCACCGTGCCGCAGCCGGACGCCGCCCAGGGCTGCGCGTTCACCGGCGCGGACACGCTGACCTACACCTGCACCCTGAAGAGCGGGCAGAAGTTCTCCAACGGTCACCCGATGACCGCCGAGGACGTGGTCTTCTCGATCGACCGGATGCTGAAGATCAACGACCCGAGCGGCCCGGCGGCCCTGCTCTCCACCATCAAGTCGGTGCAGGCCAAGGGCGACGCCGAGGTGACCTTCCACCTCAAGACCCCGGACGCGGTGCTCCCGGCCAAGCTGGCCTCGGCGGCCGGCTCGATCGTCGACCACGCCGTCTTCCCGGCCGACAAGCTGCTGCCGAACGACAAGGTGGTCGGCTCCGGCCTGTACAAGATCGACTCGATCGACGACATGGCGGGCGCCAAGGCGGGTGTCCCCGGCAAGATCACCTTCTCGGCCAACTCGCAGTACACCGGCGACGAGAAGATGCAGAACAACAAGTTCGTGCTCCGCTTCTACGACGACGGCGAGAAGCTGAAGTCGGCCCTGGACAGCGGCGAGATCGACCTCACCGACAACAACAGCCTGGACCCGGCCGTGGCCACCAAGCTGCGCGACGACGAGGCCGCCGGCAAGAGCACCACCAAGGTCTCCGAGGGCGACAGCGCCGAGGTCAGCTTCCTGGTGTTCAACACCAAGGACAGCGTCACCGGCAACCCGGCGGTCCGTCAGGCGATAGCCCAGGTGCTGGACCGCCAGGCCCTGGTGCGGAACGTGTTCGAGCACTCCGTCCAGCCGCTCTACTCCGTCGTCCCGGCCGGCATCGCGGGCCACAACACGGCCTTCTTCGACAAGTACGGCGAGCCGGACGTCAACAAGGCCAAGAAGATCCTCACCAGCGCCCACGTCTCGCTGCCGGTGAAGCTCAGCCTCACCTGGTCGCGCGCCCGGGCCGGCGATCAGCAGATGGCCGAGATCAAGAAGCAGCTGGAGGCCAGCGGCCTGTTCCAGGTCGACATCCAGAAGGAGTCGGACTGGTCCGCCTTCCAGAAGGGCTGGCAGGACGGCAAGTACCAGATGTACGCGGCCCGCTGGGTGCCCGACTACGTGGACGCGGACGACTACATCACCCCGCTGGCGGTCGGCGGCGGCGCGTACCACAACGGCTACGACGACCCGCGGATCAGCCAGCAGCTGGTGCCGGACGGCATCAAGCAGACCGACCGCACCGCCGGTGGCGTCTACGCCCAGATCCAGAACATCCTGGCGGACGCCGTGCCGCTGCTCCCGCTCTACCAGAACAAGGCGTTCTACGCCTCGAAGGCCGAGATCACCGGTGTCACCAACACCGTCGACACCTCGGGCATCTTCCGCTTCTGGGAGATCGGTCGCACCAAGAAGTGA
- a CDS encoding HAD family phosphatase, with protein sequence MTTISTPSGSLDRADGGGLQAVLLDMDGTLVDTEDFWWRAEATLFAELGHPLDEADRAHVVGGPMTRVIDYLVERTGVELSQAELTVLINQRFVDLLADGVPLMPGAERLLNTLDAHGIPAALVSASHRHIIDLVLRSLGAEHFAFTVAGDEVARTKPHPDPYLLAAARLGAEPARCVVVEDAPTGVRAAEAAGCPVIAVPSVARIEPGPGRLVLSSLELVDLDLLRSLVTVRV encoded by the coding sequence ATGACGACCATCTCGACCCCCTCCGGCAGCCTCGACCGGGCGGACGGCGGCGGACTCCAGGCGGTGCTGCTCGACATGGACGGCACGCTGGTCGACACCGAGGACTTCTGGTGGCGGGCGGAGGCCACGCTCTTCGCCGAGCTGGGGCACCCGCTGGACGAGGCGGACCGGGCCCACGTGGTGGGCGGGCCGATGACCCGGGTGATCGACTACCTGGTGGAGCGGACCGGGGTGGAGCTGAGCCAGGCCGAGCTGACGGTGCTGATCAACCAGCGGTTCGTGGACCTGCTGGCGGACGGGGTGCCGCTGATGCCGGGGGCCGAGCGGCTGCTGAACACGCTGGACGCCCACGGCATCCCGGCCGCGCTGGTCTCGGCCTCGCACCGGCACATCATCGACCTGGTGCTGCGCAGCCTGGGGGCCGAGCACTTCGCCTTCACGGTGGCCGGCGACGAGGTGGCCCGCACCAAGCCGCACCCGGACCCGTACCTGCTGGCCGCCGCCCGGCTGGGCGCCGAGCCGGCCCGCTGCGTGGTGGTGGAGGACGCCCCGACCGGTGTGCGGGCGGCCGAGGCGGCGGGCTGCCCGGTGATCGCGGTGCCCTCGGTGGCGAGGATCGAGCCGGGCCCCGGGCGGCTGGTGCTGTCCTCGCTGGAGCTGGTCGATCTTGACTTGCTCAGGTCACTGGTAACGGTCCGAGTGTGA
- the metH gene encoding methionine synthase, giving the protein MATLVPSSAQQDRANALREALATRVVVADGAMGTMLQAQDPSMEDFQQLEGCNEILNVTRPDIVRSVHDAYFAVGVDCVETNTFGANFAALGEYDIPGRIVELSEAGARIAREAADAFTATDGRTRWVLGSIGPGTKLPTLGHAPYEVLRDGFQQNAAGLIAGGADALLVETSQDLLQTKAAVLGSKAALAEAGLDLPVLVQVTVETTGTMLLGSEIGAALTALEPLGVDFIGLNCATGPAEMSEHLRYLAKNAKVGLSCMPNAGLPVLGKNGAHYPLSPAELAEAHDTFTREYGLNLVGGCCGTTPEHLRAVVDRVQGRPVTVRDPRPESAASSLYQSVPFRQDTSYLAIGERTNANGSKKFRESMLAGDWQACVEIARDQIREGAHLLDLCVDYVGRDGVEDMREVAGRLATASTLPIVLDSTEPAVLRAGLEKLGGRAVLNSVNYEDGNEPGSRFAVIAGLAREHGAGLIALTIDEEGQARTAEKKVEIAERLITELTEDYGIDEGSILVDCLAFTLGTGQEESRRDGIETIEAIRELKRRHPRVQTTLGLSNISFGLSPAARQVINSVFLNECVEAGLDSAIVHAAKILPMNRIPEEQREVALDLVYDRRREGYDPLQRLLQLFEGVSMASSAASKAQELAALPLEERLQRRIIDGERGGLEPDLDEALATRPALDIVNTTLLAGMKVVGELFGSGQMQLPFVLQSAEVMKTAVAYLEPHMEKSDDEGKGTIVLATVKGDVHDIGKNLVDIILSNNGYTVVNLGIKQPVSAILDAAVEHNADVIGMSGLLVKSTVIMKENLQELNQRQMAADYPVILGGAALTRAYVEQDLHEIYEGEVRYARDAFEGLRLMDALIAVKRGVPGATLPELRQRRHARTEVVEPEPEVNLGQIRSDVSVDNRVPEPPFWGDRIVKGVPFADYASWLDEDALFKGQWGLKASRAGDGPSYEELVETEGRPRLRMWLDRLQTEGWLEAAVVYGYFPAASKGDDLIVYAQDGAERTRFTFPRQRRGRRLCLADFFRPEESGQKDVLGLQVVTMGNRISEAANELFAANAYRDYLELHGLSVQLAEALAEFWHARVRYELGFGGEDPQDVRDMFQLKYRGARFSLGYGACPELEDRAKIAELLRPERIGVVLSEEFQLHPEQSTDAIVIHHPEAKYFNAR; this is encoded by the coding sequence ATGGCCACACTTGTCCCCTCGTCCGCTCAGCAGGACCGCGCGAACGCTCTGCGCGAAGCCCTCGCCACCCGGGTGGTGGTGGCCGACGGTGCGATGGGCACCATGCTCCAGGCGCAGGATCCGTCGATGGAGGACTTCCAGCAGCTGGAGGGCTGCAACGAGATCCTGAACGTGACCCGGCCCGACATCGTGCGCTCCGTCCACGACGCGTATTTCGCGGTGGGCGTGGACTGTGTGGAGACCAATACCTTCGGCGCGAATTTCGCGGCGTTGGGTGAGTACGACATTCCGGGCCGGATCGTCGAGCTCTCCGAGGCGGGAGCTCGGATCGCCCGCGAGGCCGCCGACGCCTTCACCGCCACCGACGGCCGGACCCGCTGGGTGCTCGGCTCGATCGGCCCCGGCACCAAGCTGCCGACCCTGGGCCACGCCCCGTACGAGGTGCTCCGGGACGGCTTCCAGCAGAACGCGGCCGGCCTGATCGCCGGTGGCGCCGACGCGCTGCTGGTGGAGACCAGCCAGGACCTGCTGCAGACCAAGGCCGCCGTGCTCGGCTCGAAGGCCGCGCTCGCGGAGGCCGGCCTGGACCTGCCGGTGCTGGTCCAGGTGACGGTGGAGACGACCGGCACGATGCTGCTGGGTTCGGAGATCGGTGCGGCGCTGACGGCGCTGGAGCCGCTGGGCGTGGACTTCATCGGGCTGAACTGCGCGACCGGTCCGGCCGAGATGAGCGAGCACCTGCGCTACCTCGCCAAGAACGCCAAGGTCGGCCTCTCCTGCATGCCCAACGCCGGTCTCCCGGTGCTGGGCAAGAACGGCGCTCACTACCCCCTCAGCCCGGCCGAGCTGGCCGAGGCCCACGACACCTTCACCCGCGAGTACGGCCTCAACCTGGTCGGCGGATGCTGCGGTACGACGCCGGAGCACCTGCGCGCGGTGGTCGATCGTGTCCAGGGCCGTCCGGTCACGGTCCGCGACCCGCGTCCGGAGTCGGCGGCCTCCTCGCTGTACCAGTCGGTGCCGTTCCGGCAGGACACCTCGTACCTGGCGATCGGTGAGCGGACGAACGCGAACGGGTCGAAGAAGTTCCGTGAGTCGATGCTGGCGGGTGACTGGCAGGCGTGTGTGGAGATCGCCCGCGACCAGATCCGCGAGGGCGCGCACCTGTTGGACCTCTGTGTGGACTACGTCGGTCGCGACGGTGTCGAGGATATGCGGGAGGTGGCCGGCCGGCTGGCCACCGCCTCCACGCTGCCGATCGTGCTGGACTCGACCGAGCCCGCGGTGCTGCGGGCCGGGTTGGAGAAGCTCGGCGGGCGTGCGGTGCTGAACTCGGTGAACTACGAGGACGGCAACGAGCCGGGTTCGCGGTTCGCGGTGATCGCCGGTCTGGCGCGGGAGCACGGTGCCGGGCTGATCGCGCTGACCATCGACGAGGAGGGCCAGGCCCGCACCGCCGAGAAGAAGGTGGAGATCGCCGAGCGGCTGATCACCGAGCTGACCGAGGACTACGGCATCGACGAGGGCTCGATCCTGGTCGACTGCCTGGCCTTCACCCTCGGCACCGGGCAGGAGGAGTCCCGCCGGGACGGCATCGAGACGATCGAGGCGATCCGCGAGCTGAAGCGCCGTCACCCGCGGGTGCAGACGACGCTGGGTCTGTCGAACATCTCGTTCGGTCTCTCGCCGGCGGCCCGTCAGGTCATCAACTCGGTGTTCCTGAACGAGTGTGTCGAGGCCGGGCTGGATTCGGCGATCGTGCACGCGGCGAAGATCCTGCCGATGAACCGCATTCCGGAGGAGCAGCGGGAGGTGGCGCTGGATCTGGTGTATGACCGGCGTCGTGAGGGTTATGACCCGTTGCAGAGGCTGCTGCAGTTGTTCGAGGGTGTGAGCATGGCGTCCTCGGCGGCGTCGAAGGCGCAGGAGTTGGCGGCGCTGCCGCTGGAGGAGCGTCTGCAGCGGCGGATCATCGACGGTGAGCGGGGCGGCCTGGAGCCGGACCTCGACGAGGCGCTGGCGACTCGTCCGGCGCTGGACATCGTCAACACCACGCTGCTGGCGGGCATGAAGGTGGTCGGTGAGCTGTTCGGCTCCGGCCAGATGCAGCTGCCGTTCGTGCTGCAGTCCGCCGAGGTCATGAAGACCGCCGTCGCCTACCTCGAACCGCACATGGAGAAGTCCGACGACGAGGGCAAGGGCACGATCGTGCTGGCCACCGTCAAGGGTGACGTGCACGACATCGGCAAGAACCTGGTCGACATCATCCTCTCCAACAACGGCTACACCGTCGTCAACCTCGGCATCAAGCAGCCCGTCTCCGCGATCCTGGACGCCGCCGTGGAGCACAACGCCGACGTGATCGGCATGTCCGGCCTCCTCGTGAAGTCGACCGTCATCATGAAGGAGAACCTCCAGGAGCTGAACCAGCGCCAGATGGCCGCCGACTACCCGGTCATCCTGGGCGGCGCCGCCCTCACCCGCGCCTACGTGGAGCAGGACCTGCACGAGATCTACGAGGGCGAGGTTCGCTACGCCCGCGACGCGTTCGAGGGCCTGCGCCTGATGGACGCGCTGATCGCGGTCAAGCGCGGTGTCCCGGGCGCGACCCTGCCGGAGCTGCGCCAGCGGCGGCACGCCCGTACCGAGGTGGTGGAGCCGGAGCCGGAGGTGAACCTCGGTCAGATCCGGTCGGATGTGTCTGTGGACAACCGGGTGCCGGAGCCGCCGTTCTGGGGGGACCGGATCGTCAAGGGTGTGCCGTTCGCGGATTACGCGTCCTGGCTGGACGAGGACGCGCTGTTCAAGGGGCAGTGGGGTCTGAAGGCGTCCCGGGCCGGCGACGGGCCCTCGTACGAGGAGCTGGTGGAGACGGAGGGGCGGCCTCGGCTGCGGATGTGGCTGGACCGGTTGCAGACCGAGGGCTGGCTCGAGGCGGCGGTGGTCTACGGGTACTTCCCGGCGGCGTCCAAGGGCGACGATCTGATCGTCTACGCGCAGGACGGTGCGGAGCGCACCCGGTTCACCTTCCCGCGTCAGCGGCGTGGGCGTCGGCTCTGTCTGGCGGACTTCTTCCGGCCGGAGGAGTCGGGGCAGAAGGACGTCCTCGGGCTCCAGGTGGTCACGATGGGCAACCGGATCTCGGAGGCCGCCAACGAGCTGTTCGCCGCCAACGCCTACCGGGACTACCTCGAGCTGCACGGCCTGTCGGTCCAACTGGCCGAGGCGCTGGCGGAGTTCTGGCACGCGCGGGTCCGCTACGAGCTGGGCTTCGGGGGCGAGGACCCGCAGGACGTGCGGGACATGTTCCAGCTGAAGTACCGGGGTGCGCGGTTCTCGCTCGGGTACGGGGCCTGCCCGGAGCTGGAGGACCGGGCGAAGATCGCGGAGTTGCTGCGGCCGGAGCGGATCGGGGTGGTGCTGTCGGAGGAGTTCCAGTTGCACCCGGAGCAGTCCACGGACGCGATCGTGATCCACCACCCCGAGGCGAAGTACTTCAACGCGAGGTAA